One Trachemys scripta elegans isolate TJP31775 chromosome 4, CAS_Tse_1.0, whole genome shotgun sequence genomic region harbors:
- the LOC117877433 gene encoding C4b-binding protein alpha chain-like isoform X3 — translation MELLRASWAPRVSALLVLALLPRGALGNCGAPPRLTSAELQDEFKTQTDFAVGTTVRYSCRSGYQRVPGVPPTLTCERDSVWSEPKEFCQRKSCGHPGDLVNGKVHITDLLFGSSITFSCDEGFRLIGSKTSQCVIDGTKVLWNHEIPFCEEIPCRPPPEIENGRYNGDPNNHYTYGSTVTYSCNTGGTERFSLIGATSIYCTADEDQNGIWSGEPPECKVVKCSNVEVENGRKQSGFGPSYTYEDAITFGCDAGYFLVGSKMIICQANNSWSPAIPICEKRICSALEFPHGTVLPSKSQYFHGESVTLTCDANYFLLNGAKSMTLRCEKNTWDLPIQTCQMVKCSNVEVENGRKLSGLGPSYTYQDAITFGCNAGYFLVGRNEIKCQANNSWSPAIPTCEKITPTVCGTPQFSNGQILPSKPRYDTGDGITLTCEANYVLFDGAKSMTVHCKGNNVWDPPVPTCQITPSVCSAPAFPNGKILPSEPQYVTGDGITLTCETNYVLLDGERKQCVGSSCTNLPM, via the exons gtaaTTGTGGTGCCCCACCAAGGCTAACCTCTGCTGAGCTGCAGGACGAGTTTAAGACCCAGACAGACTTTGCAGTTGGGACCACAGTGAGATACAGCTGCCGCTCAGGATACCAAAGAGTCCCTGGAGTGCCGCCCACTCTTACTTGTGAAAGAGACTCTGTGTGGTCAGAACCCAAAGAGTTTTGTCAAA GGAAATCATGTGGACATCCAGGAGACCTAGTTAATGGCAAGGTTCATATCACAGATCTCCTCTTTGGTTCAAGCATTACATTTTCTTGTGACGAAGG GTTCAGATTAATTGGATCGAAGACTAGTCAGTGTGTGATTGATGGAACAAAGGTTCTATGGAATCAtgaaattccattttgtgaag AAATTCCATGTCGTCCACCTCCAGAAATCGAGAATGGGAGGTACAACGGTGACCCTAATAATCACTACACCTATGGATCAACAGTAACTTACAGCTGCAATacaggaggcacagagagattctcACTTATTGGAGCAACATCTATTTATTGTACAGCTGACGAAGACCAAAATGGAATTTGGAGTGGAGAGCCCCCTGAGTGTAAAG TGGTCAAGTGCAGTAATGTAGAAGTTGAAAATGGGAGAAAACAAAGTGGATTTGGTCCTTCCTATACATATGAAGACGCCATTACATTTGGATGTGATGCTGGCTACTTCTTGGTTGGCAGTAAAATGATTATATGCCAAGCGAATAATTCATGGTCTCCTGCAATACCAATTTGTGAAAAAA GAATTTGCAGTGCCCTAGAGTTCCCACATGGAACAGTGCTTCCATCAAAATCTCAATATTTCCATGGAGAATCTGTTACCTTGACCTGCGATGCAAATTATTTCTTGCTGAATGGTGCAAAATCGATGACTCTTCGCTGCGAAAAGAATACATGGGATCTTCCTATACAAACTTGTCAAA TGGTCAAGTGCAGTAATGTAGAAGTTGAAAATGGGAGAAAACTAAGCGGACTTGGTCCTTCCTATACATATCAAGACGCCATTACGTTTGGATGTAATGCTGGCTACTTCTTGGTTGGCAGGAATGAGATTAAATGCCAAGCGAATAATTCATGGTCTCCTGCAATACCAACTTGTGAAAAAA TAACTCCAACTGTATGCGGCACCCCACAGTTCTCAAATGGACAAATACTTCCATCAAAACCTCGATATGACACTGGAGATGGTATTACCTTGACCTGTGAGGCAAATTACGTCTTGTTCGATGGTGCAAAATCAATGACTGTTCACTGCAAAGGAAACAATGTGTGGGATCCTCCTGTACCAACTTGTCAAA TAACTCCAAGTGTATGCAGCGCCCCAGCATTCCCAAATGGAAAAATACTTCCATCAGAACCTCAATATGTCACTGGAGATGGTATTACCTTGACCTGCGAGACAAATTATGTCTTGCTCGATGGTGAAAGGAAACAATGTGTGGGATCCTCCTGTACAAACTTGCCTATGTAA
- the LOC117877433 gene encoding C4b-binding protein alpha chain-like isoform X2 yields the protein MELLRASWAPRVSALLVLALLPRGALGNCGAPPRLTSAELQDEFKTQTDFAVGTTVRYSCRSGYQRVPGVPPTLTCERDSVWSEPKEFCQRKSCGHPGDLVNGKVHITDLLFGSSITFSCDEGFRLIGSKTSQCVIDGTKVLWNHEIPFCEEIPCRPPPEIENGRYNGDPNNHYTYGSTVTYSCNTGGTERFSLIGATSIYCTADEDQNGIWSGEPPECKVVKCSNVEVENGRKQSGFGPSYTYEDAITFGCDAGYFLVGSKMIICQANNSWSPAIPICEKRICSALEFPHGTVLPSKSQYFHGESVTLTCDANYFLLNGAKSMTLRCEKNTWDLPIQTCQMVKCSNVEVENGRKLSGLGPSYTYQDAITFGCNAGYFLVGRNEIKCQANNSWSPAIPTCEKITPTVCGTPQFSNGQILPSKPRYDTGDGITLTCEANYVLFDGAKSMTVHCKGNNVWDPPVPTCQISGVCPELVIHHGTVKSGAKPPYSVGDHVTIECSTSYTLHGEPNIQCTGEFQWKPAIPECSLSVITIVIIIVVIVVIAAVILAVFTWIYKKYFSQKGKDVSTSLTAQYTSCKT from the exons gtaaTTGTGGTGCCCCACCAAGGCTAACCTCTGCTGAGCTGCAGGACGAGTTTAAGACCCAGACAGACTTTGCAGTTGGGACCACAGTGAGATACAGCTGCCGCTCAGGATACCAAAGAGTCCCTGGAGTGCCGCCCACTCTTACTTGTGAAAGAGACTCTGTGTGGTCAGAACCCAAAGAGTTTTGTCAAA GGAAATCATGTGGACATCCAGGAGACCTAGTTAATGGCAAGGTTCATATCACAGATCTCCTCTTTGGTTCAAGCATTACATTTTCTTGTGACGAAGG GTTCAGATTAATTGGATCGAAGACTAGTCAGTGTGTGATTGATGGAACAAAGGTTCTATGGAATCAtgaaattccattttgtgaag AAATTCCATGTCGTCCACCTCCAGAAATCGAGAATGGGAGGTACAACGGTGACCCTAATAATCACTACACCTATGGATCAACAGTAACTTACAGCTGCAATacaggaggcacagagagattctcACTTATTGGAGCAACATCTATTTATTGTACAGCTGACGAAGACCAAAATGGAATTTGGAGTGGAGAGCCCCCTGAGTGTAAAG TGGTCAAGTGCAGTAATGTAGAAGTTGAAAATGGGAGAAAACAAAGTGGATTTGGTCCTTCCTATACATATGAAGACGCCATTACATTTGGATGTGATGCTGGCTACTTCTTGGTTGGCAGTAAAATGATTATATGCCAAGCGAATAATTCATGGTCTCCTGCAATACCAATTTGTGAAAAAA GAATTTGCAGTGCCCTAGAGTTCCCACATGGAACAGTGCTTCCATCAAAATCTCAATATTTCCATGGAGAATCTGTTACCTTGACCTGCGATGCAAATTATTTCTTGCTGAATGGTGCAAAATCGATGACTCTTCGCTGCGAAAAGAATACATGGGATCTTCCTATACAAACTTGTCAAA TGGTCAAGTGCAGTAATGTAGAAGTTGAAAATGGGAGAAAACTAAGCGGACTTGGTCCTTCCTATACATATCAAGACGCCATTACGTTTGGATGTAATGCTGGCTACTTCTTGGTTGGCAGGAATGAGATTAAATGCCAAGCGAATAATTCATGGTCTCCTGCAATACCAACTTGTGAAAAAA TAACTCCAACTGTATGCGGCACCCCACAGTTCTCAAATGGACAAATACTTCCATCAAAACCTCGATATGACACTGGAGATGGTATTACCTTGACCTGTGAGGCAAATTACGTCTTGTTCGATGGTGCAAAATCAATGACTGTTCACTGCAAAGGAAACAATGTGTGGGATCCTCCTGTACCAACTTGTCAAA TTTCAGGTGTTTGTCCAGAGCTAGTCATCCATCATGGAACAGTAAAGTCTGGAGCAAAACCTCCCTACTCTGTTGGAGATCATGTTACAATTGAATGTTCTACATCATACACTTTGCATGGTGAACCTAATATTCAGTGCACTGGTGAATTTCAGTGGAAGCCTGCAATTCCAGAATGTAGTCTAA GTGTGATCACCATTGTCATCATTATTGTTG taATTGTTGTAATCGCTGCAGTGATACTGGCGGTGTTTACTTGGATctataagaaatatttttcacaaaaagg
- the LOC117877433 gene encoding C4b-binding protein alpha chain-like isoform X1 yields the protein MELLRASWAPRVSALLVLALLPRGALGNCGAPPRLTSAELQDEFKTQTDFAVGTTVRYSCRSGYQRVPGVPPTLTCERDSVWSEPKEFCQRKSCGHPGDLVNGKVHITDLLFGSSITFSCDEGFRLIGSKTSQCVIDGTKVLWNHEIPFCEEIPCRPPPEIENGRYNGDPNNHYTYGSTVTYSCNTGGTERFSLIGATSIYCTADEDQNGIWSGEPPECKVVKCSNVEVENGRKQSGFGPSYTYEDAITFGCDAGYFLVGSKMIICQANNSWSPAIPICEKRICSALEFPHGTVLPSKSQYFHGESVTLTCDANYFLLNGAKSMTLRCEKNTWDLPIQTCQMVKCSNVEVENGRKLSGLGPSYTYQDAITFGCNAGYFLVGRNEIKCQANNSWSPAIPTCEKITPTVCGTPQFSNGQILPSKPRYDTGDGITLTCEANYVLFDGAKSMTVHCKGNNVWDPPVPTCQISGVCPELVIHHGTVKSGAKPPYSVGDHVTIECSTSYTLHGEPNIQCTGEFQWKPAIPECSLSVITIVIIIVVIVVIAAVILAVFTWIYKKYFSQKGSYQTDENCKEACILNTKVPDESEASALKN from the exons gtaaTTGTGGTGCCCCACCAAGGCTAACCTCTGCTGAGCTGCAGGACGAGTTTAAGACCCAGACAGACTTTGCAGTTGGGACCACAGTGAGATACAGCTGCCGCTCAGGATACCAAAGAGTCCCTGGAGTGCCGCCCACTCTTACTTGTGAAAGAGACTCTGTGTGGTCAGAACCCAAAGAGTTTTGTCAAA GGAAATCATGTGGACATCCAGGAGACCTAGTTAATGGCAAGGTTCATATCACAGATCTCCTCTTTGGTTCAAGCATTACATTTTCTTGTGACGAAGG GTTCAGATTAATTGGATCGAAGACTAGTCAGTGTGTGATTGATGGAACAAAGGTTCTATGGAATCAtgaaattccattttgtgaag AAATTCCATGTCGTCCACCTCCAGAAATCGAGAATGGGAGGTACAACGGTGACCCTAATAATCACTACACCTATGGATCAACAGTAACTTACAGCTGCAATacaggaggcacagagagattctcACTTATTGGAGCAACATCTATTTATTGTACAGCTGACGAAGACCAAAATGGAATTTGGAGTGGAGAGCCCCCTGAGTGTAAAG TGGTCAAGTGCAGTAATGTAGAAGTTGAAAATGGGAGAAAACAAAGTGGATTTGGTCCTTCCTATACATATGAAGACGCCATTACATTTGGATGTGATGCTGGCTACTTCTTGGTTGGCAGTAAAATGATTATATGCCAAGCGAATAATTCATGGTCTCCTGCAATACCAATTTGTGAAAAAA GAATTTGCAGTGCCCTAGAGTTCCCACATGGAACAGTGCTTCCATCAAAATCTCAATATTTCCATGGAGAATCTGTTACCTTGACCTGCGATGCAAATTATTTCTTGCTGAATGGTGCAAAATCGATGACTCTTCGCTGCGAAAAGAATACATGGGATCTTCCTATACAAACTTGTCAAA TGGTCAAGTGCAGTAATGTAGAAGTTGAAAATGGGAGAAAACTAAGCGGACTTGGTCCTTCCTATACATATCAAGACGCCATTACGTTTGGATGTAATGCTGGCTACTTCTTGGTTGGCAGGAATGAGATTAAATGCCAAGCGAATAATTCATGGTCTCCTGCAATACCAACTTGTGAAAAAA TAACTCCAACTGTATGCGGCACCCCACAGTTCTCAAATGGACAAATACTTCCATCAAAACCTCGATATGACACTGGAGATGGTATTACCTTGACCTGTGAGGCAAATTACGTCTTGTTCGATGGTGCAAAATCAATGACTGTTCACTGCAAAGGAAACAATGTGTGGGATCCTCCTGTACCAACTTGTCAAA TTTCAGGTGTTTGTCCAGAGCTAGTCATCCATCATGGAACAGTAAAGTCTGGAGCAAAACCTCCCTACTCTGTTGGAGATCATGTTACAATTGAATGTTCTACATCATACACTTTGCATGGTGAACCTAATATTCAGTGCACTGGTGAATTTCAGTGGAAGCCTGCAATTCCAGAATGTAGTCTAA GTGTGATCACCATTGTCATCATTATTGTTG taATTGTTGTAATCGCTGCAGTGATACTGGCGGTGTTTACTTGGATctataagaaatatttttcacaaaaagg